A stretch of the Actinoalloteichus fjordicus genome encodes the following:
- a CDS encoding RDD family protein: MNRLTGSWLTGPSSALPPGERPEQVRQDWRGQRLGLPEHGPDSVAGKGSRAVALLVDLLLSALIAGLFTAPELPRNWSLLVWALLTILPVATVGFTPGMALLGIRVARVGDIPAVGPLRAMARTALIFFIVPALIWDADSRGLHDKAAGTVVVRSR; this comes from the coding sequence GTGAACAGGCTGACCGGATCCTGGCTGACCGGACCATCCTCGGCGCTGCCGCCGGGGGAACGACCGGAGCAGGTCCGGCAGGACTGGCGCGGCCAACGCCTCGGGCTGCCCGAGCACGGACCCGACTCGGTCGCCGGTAAGGGGAGCCGGGCCGTCGCCCTGCTGGTCGACCTGCTGCTGTCCGCGCTGATCGCAGGCCTGTTCACCGCGCCGGAACTGCCGAGGAACTGGAGCCTGCTCGTCTGGGCGCTGCTGACCATCCTGCCGGTGGCCACCGTGGGCTTCACCCCCGGGATGGCCCTGCTGGGCATTCGCGTCGCGAGGGTCGGCGACATTCCCGCCGTCGGTCCGCTGCGCGCCATGGCGCGCACCGCGCTCATCTTCTTCATCGTGCCCGCGCTGATCTGGGACGCCGACTCCCGAGGGCTGCACGACAAGGCCGCCGGGACCGTGGTCGTCCGATCGCGATGA
- the glnA gene encoding type I glutamate--ammonia ligase has product MFSNADEVLRFIADEDVKFVDIRFCDLPGIMQHFTVPAATLDADAFTEGFAFDGSSVRGFQSIHESDMLLLPDPYTARLDLFRAEKTLNINFFVHDPLTREPYSRDPRNVARKAEEYLASSGVADQAFFGAEAEFYLFDSVRFDTTANSSFYEIDSEAGWWNSGEDEPGGNKGYKVRYKGGYFPVAPTDHFGDLRDRITLNLIESGFTVERAHHEVGTAGQSEINYKFNTLLHSADDLQLFKYIVKNTAWQAGRTATFMPKPLFGDNGSGMHTHQSLWNAGKPLFYDESGYGGLSDTARYYIGGLLHHAPSLLAFTNPTVNSYHRLVPGYEAPVNLVYSQRNRSACIRIPITGSNPKAKRVEFRCPDASGNPYLSFAAQMMAGLDGIKNKIEPVAPVDKDLYELPPEEAKGVPQVPSTLPAVIDKLESDHDYLLEGGVFTPDLIETWIKLKRENEIDPIRLRPHPHEFALYYDV; this is encoded by the coding sequence GTGTTCAGCAATGCCGATGAGGTCCTGCGGTTCATCGCCGATGAGGACGTGAAGTTCGTCGATATCCGGTTCTGTGATCTGCCGGGAATCATGCAGCACTTCACCGTCCCGGCCGCGACCCTCGACGCCGACGCGTTCACCGAGGGGTTCGCCTTCGACGGTTCCTCGGTACGCGGCTTCCAGTCGATTCACGAGTCGGACATGCTGCTGCTGCCCGACCCCTACACCGCGCGGCTTGATCTGTTCCGGGCCGAGAAGACCCTGAACATCAACTTCTTCGTGCACGACCCGCTGACCCGCGAGCCCTACAGCCGCGACCCGCGCAACGTCGCACGTAAGGCCGAGGAGTACCTGGCATCCTCCGGAGTCGCCGACCAGGCGTTCTTCGGTGCGGAGGCCGAGTTCTACCTGTTCGACTCGGTCCGTTTCGACACCACCGCGAACTCGTCGTTCTACGAGATCGACTCCGAGGCGGGCTGGTGGAACAGCGGCGAGGACGAGCCGGGCGGCAACAAGGGCTACAAGGTCCGCTACAAGGGCGGCTACTTCCCCGTCGCGCCGACCGACCACTTCGGTGACCTGCGCGACCGGATCACGTTGAACCTGATCGAGTCGGGCTTCACCGTCGAGCGCGCCCACCACGAGGTCGGCACCGCCGGGCAGTCCGAGATCAACTACAAGTTCAACACGCTGCTGCACTCCGCGGACGACCTCCAGCTCTTCAAGTACATCGTCAAGAACACGGCATGGCAGGCCGGTCGCACCGCGACCTTCATGCCCAAGCCGCTGTTCGGCGACAACGGCTCGGGCATGCACACCCACCAGTCGCTGTGGAACGCGGGCAAGCCGCTGTTCTACGACGAGTCCGGCTACGGCGGCCTGTCCGACACCGCCCGCTACTACATCGGCGGTCTGCTGCACCACGCGCCGAGCCTGCTGGCGTTCACCAATCCCACGGTGAACTCCTACCACCGGCTCGTTCCCGGTTACGAGGCCCCGGTCAACCTCGTGTACTCGCAGCGCAACCGCTCCGCGTGCATCAGGATTCCGATCACCGGCAGCAACCCGAAGGCCAAGCGCGTCGAGTTCCGCTGCCCCGACGCGTCGGGCAACCCGTACCTGTCGTTCGCCGCGCAGATGATGGCGGGCCTCGACGGGATCAAGAACAAGATCGAGCCGGTCGCGCCCGTGGACAAGGACCTCTACGAGCTTCCGCCGGAGGAGGCCAAGGGCGTCCCGCAGGTGCCCAGCACGCTGCCCGCCGTCATCGACAAGCTCGAGAGCGACCACGACTACCTGCTCGAGGGCGGCGTGTTCACCCCCGACCTGATCGAGACCTGGATCAAGCTCAAGCGCGAGAACGAGATCGACCCGATCAGACTTCGCCCGCACCCGCACGAGTTCGCGCTGTACTACGACGTGTGA